A genomic stretch from Pseudomonas sp. MUP55 includes:
- a CDS encoding 4-hydroxyproline epimerase, whose product MKRLHVIDSHTGGEPTRLIMNGFPALAGATIADQLEDLRNHHDQWRRACLLEPRGNDVLVGALYCAPVTPGATCGVIFFNNAGYLGMCGHGTIGLVASLHYLGLIEPGVHTVDTPVGPVAATLHDDGAVTLRNVPAYRYRRQVSVDVPGHGRVAGDIAWGGNWFFLVSDHGQALQMSNVDALTDYTWAMLKALEAQGIHGADGALIDHIELFADDADADSRNFVMCPGKAYDRSPCGTGTSAKLACLAADGTLSPGELWIQASITGSQFQARYEWDSERVRPFITGRAHMTADSTLLIDEQDPFAWGI is encoded by the coding sequence ATGAAACGCCTGCACGTCATTGACTCCCACACCGGCGGCGAACCCACCCGCCTGATCATGAACGGCTTCCCCGCGCTGGCGGGCGCCACGATCGCTGATCAACTTGAGGATCTGCGCAACCACCATGACCAATGGCGCCGCGCCTGCCTCTTGGAACCGCGTGGCAACGATGTACTGGTGGGCGCGCTGTACTGCGCGCCGGTCACTCCCGGCGCGACCTGTGGCGTGATTTTCTTCAACAACGCCGGCTACCTCGGCATGTGCGGCCACGGCACCATCGGCCTGGTCGCCTCGTTGCATTACCTGGGGCTTATCGAGCCTGGCGTGCACACCGTCGACACACCGGTAGGCCCGGTGGCGGCCACGCTGCACGACGACGGCGCGGTGACGCTGCGCAACGTCCCGGCCTATCGCTATCGCCGACAAGTCAGCGTGGACGTGCCCGGCCATGGCCGGGTGGCGGGTGATATCGCCTGGGGCGGCAACTGGTTCTTCCTGGTCTCCGACCACGGCCAGGCGTTGCAGATGAGCAACGTGGACGCCCTCACCGACTACACCTGGGCCATGCTCAAGGCCCTTGAAGCCCAGGGTATCCATGGCGCAGACGGCGCACTGATCGACCACATCGAACTGTTCGCCGATGACGCCGATGCCGACAGCCGCAACTTCGTGATGTGCCCCGGCAAGGCCTATGACCGCTCCCCCTGCGGCACCGGCACCAGTGCCAAGCTTGCCTGCCTGGCCGCCGACGGCACCCTCAGCCCCGGCGAGCTTTGGATACAGGCCAGCATCACCGGCAGCCAATTCCAGGCCCGCTATGAATGGGACAGCGAACGCGTGCGCCCCTTCATCACCGGCCGCGCCCACATGACCGCCGACAGCACCTTGCTGATCGACGAGCAGGACCCTTTTGCCTGGGGCATCTGA
- a CDS encoding ADP-ribosylglycohydrolase family protein, with the protein MNITLLDRYRGSLLGLACGDAVGTTVEFMPRGTFLPVTDMVGGGPFSLRPGQWTDDTSMALCLAESLLRKGGFDAADQMGRYLNWWKWGYLSSTGECFDIGMTVREALASFESNGDAFAGSTDPYSAGNGSMMRLAPVVLFYFPDAEKIRQFSALSSRTTHAAQEAIECCQLLAEAIRNALRGVAKDEVLRLADAGLSAPKVREIARGNYREKAKTDIVGSGYAVASLEAAFWCFDTTSSFAEAVLAAANLGDDADTTAAIVGQLAGAYYGVHAIPIGWLDTLYLRDDIEETADGLFAAASKQSS; encoded by the coding sequence ATGAACATCACGCTTTTGGATCGTTATCGCGGCAGTTTGCTTGGATTGGCCTGTGGCGATGCTGTAGGGACCACCGTTGAGTTCATGCCTCGCGGGACCTTTTTGCCCGTCACCGATATGGTGGGCGGCGGGCCGTTCAGCCTCAGGCCCGGCCAATGGACAGACGACACCTCCATGGCGCTATGCCTGGCGGAAAGTTTGCTGCGCAAGGGCGGTTTCGATGCGGCCGATCAAATGGGGCGTTATCTGAACTGGTGGAAGTGGGGCTACCTCAGCTCGACCGGTGAATGTTTCGATATAGGCATGACCGTTCGGGAAGCGCTGGCGTCATTTGAGAGCAATGGCGACGCCTTCGCCGGGTCTACGGACCCGTATTCGGCTGGTAATGGTTCGATGATGCGACTCGCGCCCGTGGTGCTTTTTTACTTTCCAGACGCGGAAAAGATCCGCCAGTTCAGTGCGCTCAGTTCGCGTACCACTCACGCAGCCCAGGAAGCGATCGAGTGCTGCCAGTTGCTGGCCGAAGCCATTCGCAATGCCTTGCGCGGTGTGGCGAAAGATGAAGTGTTGCGCCTGGCAGACGCTGGGTTGTCAGCACCAAAAGTCAGGGAGATTGCTCGGGGGAATTATCGCGAGAAGGCAAAGACAGACATCGTGGGGTCGGGTTATGCGGTTGCCTCTTTAGAAGCGGCTTTCTGGTGCTTCGACACCACTTCCAGTTTTGCCGAGGCGGTACTCGCAGCGGCAAACCTGGGAGATGATGCCGATACAACCGCCGCCATCGTGGGGCAGTTGGCCGGCGCGTATTACGGCGTCCATGCTATCCCCATCGGTTGGCTGGACACGCTATACCTACGCGACGATATCGAAGAGACCGCCGATGGGTTATTTGCTGCCGCCTCGAAGCAATCATCTTAA
- a CDS encoding dihydrodipicolinate synthase family protein, translating into MSDNIFTGCMPALMTPCTPARKPDFDGLVAKGRELIDIGMSAVVYCGSMGDWPLLTEAERQEGVARLVAAGVPTIVGTGAVNSREAVAHAAHAAKVGAQGLMVIPRVLSRSASATAQKAHFAAILNAAPNLPAVIYNSPYYGFATRAELFFELRREHPNLIGFKEFGGGADLRYAAENITSQDDDVTLMVGVDTQVVHGFVNCNATGAITGIGNALPREVLQLVALSKKAASGDAKARRQARELEAALAVLSSFDEGCDLVLYYKHLMVLNGDQGYALHFNETDVLSDAQRRYAEQQYALFRQWYANWSAEQNVD; encoded by the coding sequence ATGAGCGACAACATTTTCACCGGCTGCATGCCCGCCCTGATGACGCCGTGCACCCCGGCGCGCAAACCGGACTTCGATGGCCTGGTGGCCAAGGGTCGCGAGCTGATCGATATCGGCATGAGCGCCGTGGTGTATTGCGGCTCCATGGGCGACTGGCCGCTGCTCACCGAAGCCGAGCGCCAGGAAGGCGTGGCGCGCCTGGTGGCCGCCGGTGTGCCAACCATCGTCGGCACCGGCGCGGTCAACAGCCGCGAGGCCGTTGCCCACGCCGCGCATGCGGCCAAGGTCGGCGCGCAGGGCTTGATGGTGATTCCGCGCGTGCTGTCCCGTAGCGCCTCCGCCACCGCACAAAAGGCCCACTTTGCGGCGATCCTCAACGCGGCGCCCAACCTGCCGGCGGTGATCTACAACAGCCCGTACTACGGTTTCGCCACCCGCGCCGAGCTGTTCTTCGAACTGCGCCGCGAGCACCCGAACCTGATCGGTTTCAAGGAATTCGGCGGCGGCGCCGACCTGCGCTACGCGGCGGAAAACATCACCTCCCAGGACGATGATGTGACCCTGATGGTTGGTGTCGACACCCAAGTGGTGCACGGCTTCGTCAATTGCAACGCCACCGGCGCCATCACCGGCATCGGCAACGCGCTGCCGCGGGAAGTGCTGCAACTGGTGGCCTTGAGCAAAAAAGCCGCCAGTGGCGACGCCAAGGCCCGTCGCCAGGCGCGCGAGCTGGAAGCGGCGCTGGCGGTGCTGTCGTCCTTCGATGAAGGCTGCGACCTGGTGCTGTATTACAAGCACTTGATGGTACTCAATGGCGACCAGGGTTATGCGCTGCATTTTAACGAAACCGATGTACTCAGCGACGCTCAGCGCCGCTATGCCGAGCAGCAGTACGCGCTGTTCCGCCAGTGGTACGCCAATTGGTCGGCTGAGCAGAACGTCGACTGA
- a CDS encoding FAD-dependent oxidoreductase: MAKPPSADIVVVGAGIIGVTCALQLARQGRQVRVIDAQAPGMGASYGNAGHLATEQVFPIVDLSILKRLPAMLLDPMGPLRLDWAYLPRALPWFMRLLLNLRPARYQRTVAGIRALNEASLGAWQRLLQSIGRPQLLREDGSLLVFERAESRAALDALQQRMMQQGVPVAFWSAQAVHTAAPQLSEAIQGGLFFPGTGHFLDPYTVVGELVEAAKALGVEFLQQRVLNARVDDNGVVLTTDQGTASARQVLIACGAHSAALTTALTGKHVPLDTERGYHLMLPHEHQRLPFAVTSLERKFIMTPMNDGLRLAGTVEFAGLKRPPNMQRAWQLHRLSSGLFRQPLNADDATPWMGFRPSLPDSLPIIDRVCDGKVLLAFGHQHLGLTQAAVTAEKVAQLASGEAVAGLEAYRLGRF; the protein is encoded by the coding sequence ATGGCCAAGCCCCCTTCAGCGGATATCGTCGTGGTCGGCGCCGGCATCATCGGCGTTACTTGTGCGCTGCAACTGGCCCGACAAGGTCGGCAGGTGCGGGTGATCGACGCGCAGGCGCCCGGCATGGGCGCCTCCTATGGCAACGCCGGGCACCTGGCGACCGAGCAGGTGTTTCCCATCGTCGACCTGTCGATCCTCAAACGCCTGCCGGCCATGCTCCTGGACCCGATGGGCCCGCTGCGCCTGGACTGGGCCTACCTGCCCCGCGCCCTGCCCTGGTTCATGCGCCTGCTGCTGAACCTGCGGCCGGCGCGCTACCAGCGCACCGTCGCTGGCATCCGCGCCTTGAACGAAGCCAGCCTTGGCGCGTGGCAGCGGCTGTTGCAGTCCATCGGGCGACCCCAGCTGTTACGCGAGGACGGCTCGCTGCTGGTGTTCGAGCGCGCCGAATCCCGCGCCGCCCTGGACGCCTTGCAGCAACGCATGATGCAGCAAGGCGTGCCGGTGGCGTTCTGGTCGGCGCAAGCGGTGCACACCGCGGCGCCGCAATTGAGCGAGGCGATACAAGGCGGTTTGTTTTTTCCGGGTACCGGGCATTTTCTTGACCCCTACACCGTGGTGGGCGAGTTGGTTGAAGCCGCCAAGGCCCTGGGTGTGGAATTCCTGCAGCAGCGCGTCCTGAACGCACGGGTGGACGACAACGGTGTGGTATTGACGACGGATCAAGGCACCGCGAGCGCACGCCAGGTCCTGATCGCCTGCGGCGCCCACTCCGCGGCCCTGACCACCGCACTCACCGGCAAGCACGTGCCGCTGGACACCGAGCGCGGCTACCACCTGATGCTGCCCCACGAACACCAGCGCCTGCCCTTCGCGGTCACCTCGCTGGAGCGCAAATTCATCATGACCCCCATGAACGACGGCCTGCGCCTGGCCGGCACCGTCGAATTCGCCGGCCTGAAACGCCCGCCGAACATGCAGCGAGCGTGGCAGTTGCACCGGTTGAGCAGCGGACTGTTCCGCCAGCCGCTGAATGCCGACGACGCCACACCTTGGATGGGTTTCCGCCCGTCGCTGCCCGACTCGTTGCCGATCATTGATCGGGTGTGCGACGGCAAGGTGTTGCTCGCGTTTGGTCACCAGCATCTGGGACTGACCCAGGCGGCGGTGACGGCGGAAAAGGTCGCTCAGTTGGCCAGCGGTGAGGCGGTAGCTGGGTTGGAGGCGTATCGACTGGGGCGGTTCTGA
- a CDS encoding aldehyde dehydrogenase (NADP(+)) has protein sequence MTLTGNMLIGQHSLCGTRETIRAINPATNTPLEPAYAGGDRQQVAQACALAWAAFDTYRETSLAARATFLETIADNIEALGDALIERAVAETGLPSARIQGERGRTCGQLRSFARTVRLGEWLDVRVDTAQPQRQPLPRADLRQRHIALGPVAVFGASNFPLAFSVAGGDTASALAAGCPVIVKAHPAHPGTSELVGRAVAQAVQHCGLPDGVFSLLYDAGHEVGIALVTDPRVKAVGFTGSRRGGVALTQAAQARPEPIPVYAEMSSINPVYLFPNALHARGDALAEGFVASLTQGAGQFCTNPGLVIAVQGPALDRFISTASAALQRCPAQTMLTPGIFNAYESGARSLASHARVAAKGLPASGPNQGQPHLFVTSAETFLSNSQVQAEVFGAASLVVQCSDAEQLRQVSEHLEGQLTATLHLDEADLPQAKALLPVLERKAGRLLVNGWPTGVEVCDAMVHGGPFPATSDARSTSVGTAAILRFLRPVCYQDFPDALLPTAVQHANPLRLRRLLDGSREA, from the coding sequence ATGACTCTGACGGGCAACATGCTGATCGGTCAGCACTCCCTTTGCGGCACTCGCGAGACGATCCGGGCCATCAACCCGGCCACCAACACGCCGCTGGAACCCGCCTATGCCGGCGGCGACCGCCAGCAGGTCGCGCAGGCCTGCGCACTGGCCTGGGCCGCGTTCGACACTTACCGCGAAACCTCCCTGGCCGCCCGCGCCACGTTTCTGGAGACCATCGCAGACAACATCGAAGCCCTCGGCGATGCGCTGATCGAACGCGCGGTCGCCGAAACCGGCCTGCCCAGTGCGCGTATCCAGGGCGAACGCGGCCGCACCTGCGGGCAGTTACGCAGCTTTGCACGCACCGTACGCCTGGGCGAATGGCTGGATGTACGGGTCGACACCGCCCAACCCCAGCGCCAGCCCCTGCCCCGTGCCGACCTGCGCCAACGCCATATTGCCCTGGGCCCGGTAGCAGTGTTTGGCGCCAGCAACTTTCCCCTGGCCTTCTCCGTGGCCGGCGGCGACACCGCCTCGGCACTCGCCGCCGGTTGCCCGGTGATCGTCAAGGCCCATCCGGCCCATCCCGGCACCAGTGAGCTGGTGGGCCGCGCCGTTGCCCAGGCGGTGCAACATTGTGGCTTGCCGGACGGTGTGTTCTCGCTGCTCTACGATGCTGGCCATGAAGTGGGTATCGCGCTGGTGACCGACCCACGTGTCAAAGCGGTGGGCTTTACCGGTTCGCGCCGTGGCGGTGTGGCGTTGACCCAGGCGGCCCAGGCGCGCCCCGAGCCGATTCCGGTGTACGCGGAAATGAGCTCGATCAATCCGGTCTATCTGTTCCCCAACGCGCTGCACGCACGCGGCGATGCATTGGCCGAAGGTTTTGTCGCCTCACTGACCCAGGGCGCCGGCCAGTTCTGCACCAACCCCGGCCTGGTGATCGCCGTGCAAGGCCCCGCCCTGGATCGTTTCATCAGCACCGCCAGCGCCGCGCTCCAGCGCTGCCCGGCCCAGACCATGCTCACTCCCGGTATCTTCAACGCCTACGAAAGCGGCGCACGTAGCCTGGCCAGCCATGCACGGGTCGCCGCAAAAGGCCTACCGGCGAGCGGCCCGAACCAGGGCCAGCCTCATCTGTTCGTGACCTCGGCCGAGACCTTCCTGAGTAATTCACAGGTGCAAGCCGAAGTCTTCGGCGCGGCCTCGCTGGTGGTGCAATGCAGCGATGCCGAACAACTGCGCCAGGTATCTGAACACCTGGAGGGCCAACTCACCGCCACCCTGCACCTGGATGAAGCTGACCTGCCGCAGGCGAAGGCGTTGTTGCCGGTGCTGGAACGCAAGGCCGGGCGCCTGCTGGTCAACGGCTGGCCAACCGGCGTGGAAGTGTGCGATGCCATGGTGCATGGCGGGCCGTTCCCGGCCACCTCGGACGCGCGCAGCACCTCGGTGGGGACGGCGGCGATCCTGCGCTTCCTGCGGCCGGTGTGCTACCAGGACTTCCCGGACGCATTGCTGCCCACCGCCGTGCAGCACGCCAACCCCTTGCGGTTGCGCCGCTTGCTCGACGGCAGCAGAGAGGCCTAG